One genomic window of Arachis stenosperma cultivar V10309 chromosome 10, arast.V10309.gnm1.PFL2, whole genome shotgun sequence includes the following:
- the LOC130957200 gene encoding uncharacterized protein LOC130957200, with translation MVTTNDKETEDKPSKLSEQPENTLVEKEKKDQQEPEISQQELLRLYAPFPQLLKGAVGKRMYSRFLDSFASLNVNIPFIKVIQQMPAFIKYMKELLPRKSSLKGGQTIVMNKDCSTLIQTQLPVKRKDPGSFHVPCAIGETNFDRALCDLGASINLIPVSLVKRLQINEILPTDVVIRLADKTQKQAVRVVENVLLKVGKYFLPTDFVILDMEESHLHPIILGRPFLATARVLIDVEKGELILRIHDEQLSFSVFELSLEKDEEDKEPSKVHHEILKEEASTEAQPAHPEIHWG, from the coding sequence ATGGTCACTACAAATGACAAGGAGACTGAAGACAAGCCAAGCAAGCTGTCAGAACAACCTGAAAATACCTTAgtagagaaggagaagaaagacCAACAAGAACCAGAAATCTCACAACAGGAGCTGCTGAGACTATATGCACCATTTCCTCAACTGCTAAAGGGTGCTGTGGGAAAGAGAATGTACTCAAGGTTCTTAGACTCATTTGCATCTTTGAATGTGAACATACCATTCATCAAGGTCATTCAGCAAATGCCAGCATTCATCAAGTATATGAAGGAACTACTTCCCAGGAAGAGCTCACTCAAGGGGGGCCAGACTATAGTGATGAACAAGGATTGCAGCACCCTCATTCAAACACAATTGCCTGTGAAAAGaaaagacccagggagttttcatGTCCCTTGTGCTATAGGGGAAACAAATTTTGATAGAGCACTTTGCGatttgggagcaagcatcaacttaataccCGTATCCCTGGTAAAAAGGCTGCAGATCAATGAGATACTACCTACAGATGTAGTCATAAGGCTGGCTGACAAGACTCAAAAGCAAGCAGTAAGAGTGGTGGAAAATGTGTTGCTCAAAGTTGGAAAATACTTTCTCCCAACAGACTTTGTCATTCTGGACATGGAAGAGAGTCACCTGCACCCAATCATATTGGGGAGACCATTTCTAGCTACTGCTAGAGTACTCATAGATGTGGAGAAAGGAGAGCTAATATTAAGGATCCATGATGAACAACTGAGCTTCAGTGTTTTCGAACTCTCACTGGAAAAAGATGAAGAGGACAAAGAACCGAGCAAAGTGCATCATGAGATACTAAAGGAAGAAGCAAGCACTGAAGCACAACCAGCTCATCCTGAGATTCACTGGGGTTGA